The nucleotide window TCAAACCCTCCATCCATGACTCATTTTTTTCGAAACTCGCTGGATTGCTATCCATTTTTCAATGACCCTTCTTCCTTCGCTCGCTCTTACCACTAACGCTAACTTCGCGTCAGCAATTCCTATATTACCAGTACCCCTACCCACTGTCAAGTTACAGGTTCGTTTCCTTAGTCACTTCTTTGCGTGAATACATTGGGAGGAGTGCTGAAGATCAGATATAGTCGGAAAGCTCCGCTTCAATTTCCGTCAGTGTCTTGTTTTCAAGTATTGAAATTCTCATCGCGATCGGAGGATGTGTGCTCCACAAGGATGCGAAGAAGGAGGTCTTATTGTTTATCCTCCTCTTCAAAGGATCTGATATGAATAGATGAGCGGTCGCCACATTTGCTGTCTGGAGTTTCGCAGAAGTCGTTGCAATCTTTCGGAGAGCTCTCGATAGTCCTGCGGGATTTCTAGTCAATTCGACGGCTCTCGCATCAGCAAAGTATTCTCTTGTTCTCGAGACAGCAAGCAACGAGAGTCTTCCAGTAAAGGAGAAGAGTGCGCCAAGCCCTGCAACTGCCGCAAGAAAAGCGATTATAGGCAGAGCAGAGTTGTCGTTCTTCTTTGAGGAGCGTTTTGACCTTGTAGCCGCTCCAATAGCGCCAAACCGCAGGTAAGTGATCAGTGCCCTAAAGGCAAGCAATTGAACAATCACAACCGCACCAAGAAGCGCAGAGATCAGCGTCATAAGGAGAACGTCCTTATTTAGTATGTGACTAAGTTCGTGGCCGATTACGCCGGAGGTCTCCTCACGATCGAGATTCTTCAAAAGTCCGCTAGTTACGCAAACGACGGAATCATCTTGTCTCCTTCCGGTAGCGAATGCATTGATAACCGAGTCATCATCAATCACAAATACATCCGGAGGTTTCCCCATTCCAGCTGCAATTGAGAGTTCATCTACGATGTTCTTGAGCTGTCGTTCCTCTGGATCGTTCGTTTTGAGAGGGCGCGCTTTTACTGATTTTAAGACGATCTCTTTTCCTGAGGAGAGAGAAATAAGAATCTGTATTAGGGCAACGGAGAGGAAAACAAGAGTGAATATAGGTAGAATACCGAAGATCAAGTCTATTATCATGCCGAATGCAACCATCATGGCAAGAAAGACCATCACGAGAATGATGGTCTTTCTGACATTCTTCCTGCCTTCTTCGTAGAAATCTACTGTAAAAGACATAGCTCTCAGAAGGAAAGATCTACTTTGGGAGCTTCTTTTTCGGCCTCTGTCACTTCAAAGAGAGGAAACAATTCAAATTTGCCCCCAAAGAAGCCAACAATGACGTTATTCGGGAAGATCTCGATCTTTGTATTGAACTTGGTAGCAGAATCATTGTAGAACTGTCTTGCGTAAGAGATCTTGTTCTCGGTAGTGGTCAATTCTTCCATCAGCTGTGATACATTTGTGTTTGCTTTCAGATCAGGGTAGTTTTCGACTACTGCAAGCAGTCTACCGAGCGCGCCGCCAAGTTCTTGTTCTGCCTTGATCTTGTCTCCCACACCTTGAGCTGAAACAGCTTTTGCTCTCGCTTGCATTACTTTTTCCAGAGTTTCCTGTTCAAATTTCATGTAACCTTTCACAGAGCTAACAAGGTTCGGGATTAGATCATGTCTTCTCTTGAGCTGAACATCGATCTGCGACCATGCATTTTCGACCCTCTTTTTTAGGGTGACTAAATTGTTATATACCCCGATGAGCCATAGAGCTAAGACAACAATAATTCCAATTACAACGAAAAGGATGACCATTCAATCACCTCCAACTTATGGTAATTATACAGTATTATCTTTGTCAATCATCGCTGCTAGTGATCCGGTGTTCTGCACAACTCTGTAACTATGTGTAACGGGTATCATATCTTCGGTCGTTTCTCCCGATAGAACAAGGTAGGTGTCAACTCCCGCTCTCAGTCCGCACTCAATATCTGTGTAGAGCCTATCTCCAACCATAACCGTCTCTTCAGGTGAGCAACCGAAGTCTTTCATGACCATATTGAGTATCGTTGGATCCGGCTTTCCGACTATTTGATCAGGTTTACGACCCGTAGATGTCTCGAAGAGGCTAATAAGACTTCCAACATCCGGTACAGGGCCTTCTTCGGTAGGGCAGTTAATATCAGGATGACTTGCAATGTATGGAACACCTCTTCTTATGAAGAGAGCGGCCTTCCTGATCTTTTCGTAAGTAATCTCTGTGTCGTATGTCAGAACGAGAACATCAGGATTACTTTCATCGAGGACTATCCCCTTATCTAAAAACATCTTCCGGACTGAATGCGTTGACAACAGATACACCTTCTTGCCAGGAAAGCAGTTCTTGAGGAGACTTACAGTAGCCTCCCCGGATGTGTAGACCTCGAATAGTCTCCTTTCGATGCCCATTTTCACCAGTTTTCTGATATATTCTTCAGGAGTACGTGATGAATTGTTGGTTAGAAACACGAGTCTTGAATTGTGTCTGTAGATGGCCCTGGCGAAATCCAGACTGCCTGGTAAAAGATGCTCGCCCAGGTAGAACGTTCCATCCATATCTGAAACGAAGAGTCTTTTGTGTTTGAGCATCTCTTCCTC belongs to Mesotoga sp. Brook.08.105.5.1 and includes:
- a CDS encoding M48 family metallopeptidase codes for the protein MSFTVDFYEEGRKNVRKTIILVMVFLAMMVAFGMIIDLIFGILPIFTLVFLSVALIQILISLSSGKEIVLKSVKARPLKTNDPEERQLKNIVDELSIAAGMGKPPDVFVIDDDSVINAFATGRRQDDSVVCVTSGLLKNLDREETSGVIGHELSHILNKDVLLMTLISALLGAVVIVQLLAFRALITYLRFGAIGAATRSKRSSKKNDNSALPIIAFLAAVAGLGALFSFTGRLSLLAVSRTREYFADARAVELTRNPAGLSRALRKIATTSAKLQTANVATAHLFISDPLKRRINNKTSFFASLWSTHPPIAMRISILENKTLTEIEAELSDYI
- a CDS encoding LemA family protein, translated to MVILFVVIGIIVVLALWLIGVYNNLVTLKKRVENAWSQIDVQLKRRHDLIPNLVSSVKGYMKFEQETLEKVMQARAKAVSAQGVGDKIKAEQELGGALGRLLAVVENYPDLKANTNVSQLMEELTTTENKISYARQFYNDSATKFNTKIEIFPNNVIVGFFGGKFELFPLFEVTEAEKEAPKVDLSF
- a CDS encoding HAD-IIA family hydrolase, giving the protein MLKHKRLFVSDMDGTFYLGEHLLPGSLDFARAIYRHNSRLVFLTNNSSRTPEEYIRKLVKMGIERRLFEVYTSGEATVSLLKNCFPGKKVYLLSTHSVRKMFLDKGIVLDESNPDVLVLTYDTEITYEKIRKAALFIRRGVPYIASHPDINCPTEEGPVPDVGSLISLFETSTGRKPDQIVGKPDPTILNMVMKDFGCSPEETVMVGDRLYTDIECGLRAGVDTYLVLSGETTEDMIPVTHSYRVVQNTGSLAAMIDKDNTV